TCAGTACCGGTAGTGGTCCGGCTTGTAGGGACCGGCCACGTCCACGCCGAGGTACTCGGCCTGGTCCTTGCTCAGCTCGGTCAGGTGGGCGCCGAGGGCGTCCAGGTGCAGCCGGGCCACCTTCTCGTCCAGGACCTTGGGCAGGACGTAGACCTGCTTGCCGTAGTCCAGGCCGGTGATCGAGCCGTGGCGGGCGAACAGCTCCATCTGGGCCATCACCTGGTTCGTGAAGGACGCGCTCATGACGAAGGACGGATGGCCCGTGGCGTTGCCCAGGTTCAGCAGGCGGCCCTCGGAGAGCACGATGATCGAGCGCTCGGTGTCCTGGCCGGCGTCGAAGGTCCACTCGTGGACCTGGGGCTTGATCTCGGTCTTGACCACGCCGGGCACGCGGGCGAGCCCGGCCATGTCCAGCTCGTTGTCGAAGTGCCCCACGTTGCCGACGATCGCCTTGTCCTTCATCCGCAGCATGTCCTCGGCCATGATGATGTCCTTGCCGCCGGTGGTGGTGATGAAGATGTCGCCGGACTCCACCACCTCGTCCAGGCGGACCACCTGGTAGCCGTCCATGGCGGCCTGCAGGGCGTTGATGGGGTCCACCTCGGTGACGACCACGCGGGCGCCCTGGCCGCGGAAGGCCTCCGCGGCGCCCTTGCCCACGTCCCCGTAGCCGCACACCACGGCGGTCTTGCCGCCGATCAGCACGTCGGTGCCGCGCATGATGCCGTCCGGCAGGGAGTGGCGGATGCCGTACTTGTTGTCGAACTTCGACTTGGTCACGGCGTCGTTGACGTTGATCGCCGGGAACAGCAGCTGCCCGGTCTCGGCCAGCTGGTAGAGGCGGTGCACGCCCGTGGTGGTCTCCTCGGTCACGCCGCGGATGCCCTCGGCGATCCGGGTGAACCGCTGCGGATTGGCCGCGAGCGAGGCGCGCAGGGTCTCCAGGATGATCTGGTACTCGGCGGAGTCGTCCGTGGTGGCGCTCGGCACCGCGCCGGCGGCCTCGAACTCCACGCCCTTGTGGACCAGCAGCGTGGCGTCGCCGCCGTCGTCGAGGATCATGTTCGGGCCGCGGGACGGATCGGCGTCCGAGCCGGGCCACACGAGGATCTGCGAGGCGGTCCACCAGTAGTCCTCGAGCGTCTCGTTCTTCCAGGCGAACACGGGCACGCCGGCCGGGGCCTCCGGGGTCCCGGAGCCGACCACGACGGCGGCGGCGGCCTCGTCCTGGGTGGAGAAGATGTTGCACGAGGCCCAGCGGACCTCGGCGCCGAGGGCCACGAGGGTCTCGATCAGCACGGCGGTCTGGACGGTCATGTGCAGGGAGCCGGCGATCCGGGCCCCCTTGAGCGGCTGGGCCTCGCCGAACTCCTCGCGCAGGGACATCAGGCCCGGCATCTCGTGCTCGGCCAGGCGGATCTGGTGCCGGCCGGCCTCGGCCAGGGACAGGTCGCGGACGGCGAAGTCGAACGTGGCCCCGGGGACGGTGACGCGGTTGGCGTAGCCCGGGTCGGTGGCGGGGCTCGGGGCGCTGTCGGCAGGGTTCTCAGTCATGCGTCCCAGCCTAGGGCAGGCGCGAGGGCGGACCGGGCGGCCGGCGACCGCGGGCGTCACGGGCCCGCGCCCGGGGACTCAGTCGTCGGTGGCGTCGCGCAGCAGGCGCAGGACGGGCCGGCCGGGACGGGCCGGGGCGTCACCCGTGAGCGGCTCGGGGCGCGGGCCGGCGTCGGGACCGGTGCCGCGGCGCACCGCGGGCGGCGTGGCGGCGGGCTCGTCCCGCGGCTCGGGCTCGCGCACGGCGTGCGCCAGGGCCAGCAGGTCGTCGGGCTCCGGCGCGGGGACGGCCGGGGTGCCCCCGGGGGCCTCGATGCGCAGGATCTCCCAGCCCCGCGGGGCCGTGAGCGTGCGCGCGTGGCGCTCGCACAGGTCGTAGGTGTGCGGCTCCGCGAGCCGGGACATGGGGCCCAGCACCACCGTGGAGTCGGCATAGTTGTACGTCAGCGTTGCCACGGCCGCCGTCCGGCAGCTGGTCTTGGAGCACTGGCGCATCGATCCCACGGCAGACCAGCCTACCCCCGCTTCCCCGGGCAGGCATGGAGGCCGCCCCGGTACACACCGGGGCGGGGCGGGACTAGCATCGAGTCATGATGTCCTTCGATCCGATCGTGGTCACCGCTCCCGGCGGGAACGGCGGGGAACCGGTCCGGACGCCGGAGGGCCGCTCGCCGCGGCGCGACCGCCGGGGCCGCGGGCTGCGCGGTCCGCTGATGCCGGCCGCCCTGCCCGCCGCGCGCACGCGCAACGAGCGGTTCGAGGACCACCTGCAGGCCGCCGTGGACCGGCTCGCGGAGCTGTGCGGCCCCGCGGTCGAGCAGGCGCGCTTCCGCGCCACCATGGTCCCCGAGGACCTGGAGCGCCGCCTGGAGCTCGTGCGCGCCTGGGGCAGCGAACTCGTCGAGGAGCCCACGGGCACGGCGCGCCGCGACCCGGACGGCACCGTGGTGATCACCATCCACCGCCGGCCCGTCGAGGCCCGGTGCCCCATCCCCTCGCTGCTGCCGGACGCCGTCTACGGGGCGGTCGTGGAGCAGTGGGCCGCACTCACCGGGGTGTCCCCGGAGTCCGTGGACCCCGACTACCACTGGTAGGGCGCGGACCGGCGGATCCCGGCGCGCCGCGCCCGGCCCGCGCCGGGCGCGGCCGGCACCGCCGCCGGCCGTGACGGGCCGGACCCGTCAGTAGCCCACGCGCACCGGCAGGCCCCCCGAGCGCTCGGCGCGGGGCACCACCGGATAGGCGGAGATGCCGTCCGCCGTCCGCACCGAGACGCCCGCGTGCACGAGTCCCCCGGTGGTGGTCAGCAGCACGCCGGCCACGGTCTCGTCCCCCGCGGCCAGGTCCCGCGCGGCGAGGGCACGGGACGACCGCGGGTCCAGCGCGCGCTCCACGGGTTCCCCCAGGGACCCGTCCGCCAGCACGGGGGTGACCTGCACGGCGCCGCCCTCCGCCGAGGACAGCACGAGCGTGGCGTCGGCGCCCTCCGGGAACGCGACCGCCCGCTCCACCCCGAGCGGGCGGACGGCGGACACCGAGGAGGTGTCCAGCGGACCGCCGGGCCGGCCGGACTGCCCCTGGGCGCTGGCCACCACGGGCTCGTCCGCGGTGACCGTCACGGTGTAGGTGCCGGTCTCCAGGCCCTCCAGGGGGACGCGGACGGTGGAGCCGGCGGCGATCTCCACCTCGCCGACCCCCTCCAGTTCGACCGGGCCGTCCGCCCCGGCCACGGTGACCTCCGCGGTCGTCGCCACCGTGGGTGCGGCGATCGTCACGGCCGGGGACACGCCCCCGTGGCCGTCCTGCGCCGCGACCTCGCGCACCGCGCGGGGGGAGGGCACGAGCACCCCGGGCATGACCGCCCGCGGCGCGGGCGCGGCCGTCGGCTGGATGACGTCCACGCCCCCCGGGGTGACGCCGAACAGCCGGCTGTGCTGCACCACCGCGCCCACGGCGCCGCCCCGGGCGCTCACGCGCACCGCGAGGTGCTCCTCGTCCGGGGCGAGGCCGCCGAGGACGATCGAGCGGTCCTCGCCCGGCCCGAGCACCAGGCCGGCGGTGCCCGGCGCCTCCACGGGCCCCTCGGCGCCGTACAGGCTCACGTCCACGGTGCTGGCGGAGGCCGAGGGGTTGGACAGCGTGAGCACGGCCGTGGAGCCGGCCGCCGTCCCGGCCCCCGTCAGCCAGAGCTCGTGTCCCGGGGCGGTGCACGCGCTCGCGTCGGCCCCGGCGAGGTCGCCGTCGGCCGCGGAGTACAGGGTGACGGCGTCCGCCACGGCGGACTGCCCACCGAGGGGCTCGACCGTGACGGCCGCCGCGCCCCCGTCCTCGCCGCCCGGGTCGGCGAGGGTCTCCACGCCGGCCCGGCGCACGGGCACGCCGTCCGGCCCCGAGGTGGCCGGCTCGCCCTGCTGGACCCGTTCCGGCTGCCCCCTCGTCAGCGGCTCCGCCCCGCCGTCCCCGCCGGCCGTGGCCAGCGGTCCCGCGGAGCTGCCGGGCAGGCGCCCGGCCAGGTCGGACAGCAGCACGGCGCTGAGCCCCGAGCGGGCCGTCGTGGACACGGGGCTGAACTGCGCATCCGTCCCCTCCGCGGCGCCGCGGGGCAGCCGGGGCGCGGGCGCGCACACGCCGACGTCCGGCGCGGCGGAGAGCCGGGCCGGGGCGGCGGTGCCGTCCACCGCCGGCGGGGCCGGCGCGGCGAGGCTGCCGGCCGCCACGGCGCCGGCCACGAGGAGCACGACGCCGGTCCCGGCCAGTCCCGCGCCGATCCTCCCCCGCCGGCCGAGCCCGCGCTCGTGCGCCGCGAGGGCGGCCCGGCGCCGCCGGTCCCGCTCTGCGGCGGCGCGCTGTCCCTTGAGCTGCCCGCGGCTGGCGGGCGGGGTGGGCTCGTCCGGTCGGCTCATCGTGCCGTGGTCCTCTCCTCGTCGCCGGCGCGGACGGCGTGCGACCCCGCCGGTCCGGGCGCCGGGGCCGGCGCCCCCGGTCCGGCCGGGCGCTGCGCGTCGACCGGCCCCTCCGGGTCGTCCGCGTCGTCGTCCGCCCAGTCGTCCCCGGGTCCGCCGAGCTCGCCCTCGAGGTCCTGCCAGGGCCGCGCGGGGCCGGCGAGCGGGGCGCGCGGGCGGGCGTCCGAGCGGCGGGCCGGCGAGGGGACCGCGAGCAGGGTGGCGAGCAGGAGCAGCACGGCAGGGACCCACCAGGCCCAGGAGACGGCGCTGGCGGACTGCTGCCAGACCACCAGCCGGCCGCCCTCGGCGGGCAGCTCGAAGGCCTGGGCCCACTCCCCCTCGGCCACGGGCGCGCGCTCCAGCGGCGTGCCGTCCAGGGTCGCGTGCCAGCCCGGGTCCGCGCGCTCGGCGAGCACGAGCCGGCGCTCCCGGCCGTCCTCGCCCGCCGCGATCCGGGTGTCCACCCGGCCGTCCCGGCGGGCCACGAGCTGGGTCGTGTCCCCCGCCGCGTCCTCGATGCGCACGCGCGCTGTGGTGAAGCCCAGGCGGTCCCGCAGTCCGTGCTCCCCGGCCACGGGGATCCCGCCGTCCCGGTCCGGCACCACGCGCCACAGCCAGCCGGAGTCGGTCAGGCCCACGGGAGCCAGCCCGGGAACCGCGTCGATGGACGCCGCGGTGGCCGCCTCCCGGCCGTCGGGGTCGCGCAGCACCACGAACGCGGCGCCGAGGGACTCCAGGGCGGGGCGCGGGTCCGCCGTCGTGCCCGAGACCAGTCCGGCGGCGAGGCTGCGCAACTGCTCGTCGGCCGCGTCCGGCGCCGCCGGGCGCGGGTCGGTGAGCGGCCCGGCCAGGGAGCGGGCCGCCCAGCCGGCGCTGAGCCGGTCCAGGGACGGGCCGGAGCCGGCGGCCAGGCCGGCGCGAAGCTCCTCGGCGCCGCGTTCCAGCACGAGCGTGCGCGTGGCGAGGGCGCTGGTGCCCTGGTCCGCGGCGGTGGCGGGGATCAGGCGCACGGGGCTGGGCGCCACCTCCGAGCCGGCGCCCAGCCCGGAGAGCTCCGGGGAGTGCTCCCCCGCAGCGGCGCGGGACTGCAGGGCGGCGGCGCCGGCCGCCTCCAGGTCCCCGCCGGGCAGGGTCCGCGGCAGGGTCCACAGTCCGGCGGCCA
This genomic window from Citricoccus sp. SGAir0253 contains:
- the ahcY gene encoding adenosylhomocysteinase, which gives rise to MTENPADSAPSPATDPGYANRVTVPGATFDFAVRDLSLAEAGRHQIRLAEHEMPGLMSLREEFGEAQPLKGARIAGSLHMTVQTAVLIETLVALGAEVRWASCNIFSTQDEAAAAVVVGSGTPEAPAGVPVFAWKNETLEDYWWTASQILVWPGSDADPSRGPNMILDDGGDATLLVHKGVEFEAAGAVPSATTDDSAEYQIILETLRASLAANPQRFTRIAEGIRGVTEETTTGVHRLYQLAETGQLLFPAINVNDAVTKSKFDNKYGIRHSLPDGIMRGTDVLIGGKTAVVCGYGDVGKGAAEAFRGQGARVVVTEVDPINALQAAMDGYQVVRLDEVVESGDIFITTTGGKDIIMAEDMLRMKDKAIVGNVGHFDNELDMAGLARVPGVVKTEIKPQVHEWTFDAGQDTERSIIVLSEGRLLNLGNATGHPSFVMSASFTNQVMAQMELFARHGSITGLDYGKQVYVLPKVLDEKVARLHLDALGAHLTELSKDQAEYLGVDVAGPYKPDHYRY
- a CDS encoding DUF5719 family protein, whose product is MSRPDEPTPPASRGQLKGQRAAAERDRRRRAALAAHERGLGRRGRIGAGLAGTGVVLLVAGAVAAGSLAAPAPPAVDGTAAPARLSAAPDVGVCAPAPRLPRGAAEGTDAQFSPVSTTARSGLSAVLLSDLAGRLPGSSAGPLATAGGDGGAEPLTRGQPERVQQGEPATSGPDGVPVRRAGVETLADPGGEDGGAAAVTVEPLGGQSAVADAVTLYSAADGDLAGADASACTAPGHELWLTGAGTAAGSTAVLTLSNPSASASTVDVSLYGAEGPVEAPGTAGLVLGPGEDRSIVLGGLAPDEEHLAVRVSARGGAVGAVVQHSRLFGVTPGGVDVIQPTAAPAPRAVMPGVLVPSPRAVREVAAQDGHGGVSPAVTIAAPTVATTAEVTVAGADGPVELEGVGEVEIAAGSTVRVPLEGLETGTYTVTVTADEPVVASAQGQSGRPGGPLDTSSVSAVRPLGVERAVAFPEGADATLVLSSAEGGAVQVTPVLADGSLGEPVERALDPRSSRALAARDLAAGDETVAGVLLTTTGGLVHAGVSVRTADGISAYPVVPRAERSGGLPVRVGY
- a CDS encoding DUF3499 family protein, giving the protein MATLTYNYADSTVVLGPMSRLAEPHTYDLCERHARTLTAPRGWEILRIEAPGGTPAVPAPEPDDLLALAHAVREPEPRDEPAATPPAVRRGTGPDAGPRPEPLTGDAPARPGRPVLRLLRDATDD
- a CDS encoding metallopeptidase family protein, coding for MMSFDPIVVTAPGGNGGEPVRTPEGRSPRRDRRGRGLRGPLMPAALPAARTRNERFEDHLQAAVDRLAELCGPAVEQARFRATMVPEDLERRLELVRAWGSELVEEPTGTARRDPDGTVVITIHRRPVEARCPIPSLLPDAVYGAVVEQWAALTGVSPESVDPDYHW